In the Deinococcus carri genome, one interval contains:
- a CDS encoding glycosyltransferase family 2 protein has translation MLTCFEIVEGIGALLLVLYLSYSLFALLARPSAAAPPARPLHFTFLIPALNEEAVIGATLRNLRATAPEARVVVIDDGSDDTTAQQVLALAEQDPRVALLSRRPPHAQTGKGEALNWGVGQLLRQNLLPPAPLDEQVLVVFDADGRLDDRLLAEARAAFADPDVMAAQARIRVRQSGAQTGAQAAGWRGWLARLLLLQQDLEFYIVRHIQLLRQRVQTVGLGGNGQFMRLSYLAAQLRAGHSPWPPVLLEDFASGLEVRLASPRYRLVFLESGVTQQGVTDVRRFLRQRARWTHGNLQCFPRLGRVWRAPMPLGARLDLTYFLAQPWLNLLTLGLLVYYPARAVQRLLTGEVNWPLTLALLALNLSIPLAWVLLYSRENRLTPRRAAFAALGMPLYMLIMMLSVPLAFRNFFRGQHGWAKTARHAET, from the coding sequence ATGCTCACCTGCTTTGAGATCGTGGAGGGGATCGGGGCGCTGCTGCTGGTCCTCTACCTGAGTTATTCGCTGTTCGCCCTGCTGGCACGCCCCTCGGCGGCCGCCCCGCCCGCGCGGCCCCTGCACTTCACCTTCCTGATCCCGGCTCTCAACGAGGAGGCGGTGATAGGCGCGACCCTCCGCAACCTGCGGGCGACGGCACCGGAAGCGCGCGTGGTGGTGATCGACGACGGCAGCGACGACACGACCGCGCAGCAGGTGCTGGCCCTGGCGGAGCAGGACCCGCGGGTGGCGCTGCTGTCCCGCCGCCCTCCCCACGCGCAGACGGGCAAGGGCGAGGCGCTCAACTGGGGCGTGGGGCAGTTGCTGCGTCAGAATCTGCTGCCGCCCGCCCCATTGGACGAGCAGGTGCTGGTGGTGTTCGATGCGGACGGCCGGCTGGACGACCGCCTGCTGGCCGAGGCCCGCGCCGCGTTTGCCGACCCGGACGTGATGGCCGCGCAGGCCCGCATCCGGGTGCGGCAGAGCGGGGCACAAACTGGGGCACAGGCGGCGGGGTGGCGCGGGTGGCTCGCCCGGCTGCTGCTGCTGCAACAGGACCTGGAGTTTTACATCGTGCGGCATATCCAGCTTCTGCGCCAGCGGGTCCAGACCGTGGGACTGGGGGGGAACGGGCAATTCATGCGCCTGTCCTACCTGGCCGCACAGCTTCGCGCCGGGCATTCTCCCTGGCCGCCGGTCCTGCTGGAAGATTTCGCCAGCGGCCTGGAAGTGCGGCTCGCCAGCCCGCGCTACCGCCTGGTCTTTCTGGAGTCGGGCGTGACGCAGCAGGGGGTCACCGATGTCCGGCGCTTTCTGCGCCAGCGTGCCCGCTGGACCCACGGCAACCTTCAGTGCTTCCCCCGGCTGGGCCGGGTCTGGCGCGCGCCCATGCCCCTCGGCGCGCGGCTGGACCTGACCTATTTTCTGGCGCAACCCTGGCTGAACCTGCTCACGCTGGGCCTGCTGGTCTACTACCCCGCCCGCGCCGTGCAGCGCCTTCTAACGGGCGAGGTGAACTGGCCGCTCACCCTCGCGCTGCTGGCCCTGAACCTGAGCATTCCGCTCGCGTGGGTGCTGCTCTACAGCCGCGAGAACCGTCTGACCCCCCGGCGCGCGGCCTTCGCTGCCCTGGGGATGCCCCTCTACATGCTGATCATGATGCTGAGTGTGCCGCTGGCCTTTCGCAACTTCTTCCGGGGACAGCACGGCTGGGCCAAGACCGCCCGGCATGCCGAAACCTGA
- a CDS encoding alpha/beta fold hydrolase family protein gives MTAVTYAPDLPPPPVPERCFRQQTARLFREAPLLLDCGQPVSDVRVAYHTYGTPSDHAVLVLHALTGSSAVHEWWPEFLGEGRPLDPTRDYIVCANVLGGCAGTTGPAELPRVQGEDAPITLRDMARVGRALLEELGVRRVSVIGASMGGMLAYAWLLECPDLVDRAVIIGAPARHSPWAIGLNTAARSAIRAAPGGEGLKVARQIAMLSYRSPASFALTQAGCGTRRPGTPAITTYLEYQGEKLAARFCERSYLALTGAMDRFQPSDAELRSIRVPVLAVGISSDVLYPPDEVRAHADLLPQGQYRELVSPHGHDAFLMDPQNLPGWAAAFLHRP, from the coding sequence ATGACCGCCGTGACCTACGCGCCGGACCTTCCACCGCCACCCGTGCCGGAGCGATGTTTCCGGCAGCAGACGGCGCGGCTGTTCCGGGAAGCGCCGCTGCTGCTGGACTGCGGGCAGCCGGTGAGTGACGTGCGGGTGGCCTATCACACCTACGGCACGCCGTCGGACCACGCCGTGCTGGTGCTGCACGCCCTGACCGGGAGCAGCGCCGTGCATGAGTGGTGGCCGGAGTTTCTGGGCGAGGGGCGGCCGCTGGACCCCACCCGCGATTACATTGTCTGCGCGAACGTGCTGGGCGGCTGCGCGGGCACGACCGGCCCGGCGGAACTGCCGCGCGTGCAGGGCGAGGACGCGCCCATCACGCTGCGCGACATGGCGCGGGTGGGGCGGGCACTGCTGGAGGAGCTGGGTGTGCGCCGCGTGTCGGTGATCGGCGCGAGCATGGGCGGAATGCTGGCCTACGCCTGGCTGCTCGAATGCCCCGATCTGGTGGACCGGGCGGTGATCATCGGTGCCCCGGCGCGGCACTCGCCCTGGGCCATCGGGCTGAACACCGCCGCCCGCAGCGCCATCCGCGCGGCCCCCGGCGGCGAGGGGCTGAAGGTGGCCCGGCAGATTGCCATGCTGAGCTACCGCAGCCCCGCGAGCTTCGCGCTGACCCAGGCGGGTTGCGGAACGCGGCGGCCCGGCACCCCCGCCATCACCACCTACCTGGAATACCAGGGCGAGAAGCTGGCGGCGCGCTTCTGCGAACGCAGCTACCTGGCCCTGACCGGCGCGATGGACCGTTTCCAGCCGTCCGACGCCGAATTGCGGAGCATCCGGGTGCCGGTGCTGGCGGTCGGCATCTCCAGCGACGTGCTGTACCCCCCGGACGAGGTGCGCGCCCACGCGGACCTGTTGCCGCAGGGCCAGTACCGCGAACTGGTCAGTCCCCACGGCCACGACGCCTTCCTGATGGACCCCCAGAACCTGCCGGGGTGGGCCGCGGCCTTTTTGCACCGGCCCTAG
- a CDS encoding FRG domain-containing protein yields the protein MNEIRVSSWPELHEVLYGESWNARLGRFRSPFVFRGQGQADAQLTTTLQRLAGETREVERHLLRNFRKYAYSSGVDRDLSWYWLAVGQHHGLPTRLLDWTTSPLVALHFATGDEDLYDEDGVIWMVNFIRTNEELPLPLKGLLDQEGAGVFTVDMLTAFSRQHQTREPGQRPTFDLDWLEDLEREAEHPFLLFLEPPSIDERIVQQAALFSLLSDPEEPLDDWLVEHPAAYRKVILPAEVKWEVRDKLDQSNITERTLFPGLGGLSQSLRRYYRVRRDPPPPEGTPEGQKEEVERQT from the coding sequence ATGAATGAAATCCGGGTGTCGTCGTGGCCGGAACTCCACGAGGTGCTGTACGGGGAGTCGTGGAACGCTCGCCTGGGGCGCTTCCGCTCGCCCTTCGTGTTCCGGGGGCAGGGGCAGGCGGACGCCCAGCTCACGACCACGCTGCAACGGCTCGCGGGCGAAACGCGGGAGGTCGAGCGGCACCTGCTGCGCAACTTTCGCAAGTACGCCTACAGCAGCGGCGTGGACCGCGACCTGTCGTGGTACTGGCTGGCCGTGGGGCAGCACCATGGCCTCCCGACCCGGCTGCTGGACTGGACCACCTCGCCCCTGGTCGCCCTGCACTTCGCCACCGGCGACGAGGACCTCTACGACGAAGACGGCGTCATCTGGATGGTCAACTTCATCCGGACCAACGAGGAACTGCCCCTTCCCCTCAAGGGCCTGCTGGACCAGGAAGGCGCAGGCGTGTTCACGGTGGACATGCTCACCGCCTTTTCCAGACAGCACCAGACGCGCGAGCCGGGGCAGCGGCCCACCTTCGACCTGGACTGGCTCGAAGACCTGGAGCGGGAGGCCGAACATCCCTTCCTGCTGTTTCTGGAGCCGCCCTCCATCGACGAGCGCATCGTGCAGCAGGCCGCCCTCTTCTCGCTGCTCTCGGACCCGGAAGAACCCCTGGACGACTGGCTGGTGGAGCACCCGGCCGCCTACCGCAAGGTCATCCTGCCCGCCGAGGTGAAGTGGGAGGTCCGCGACAAGCTCGACCAGTCCAACATCACCGAACGCACGCTCTTTCCGGGACTGGGCGGCCTCAGCCAGTCGCTCCGGCGCTACTACCGCGTGCGCCGCGACCCGCCCCCACCTGAGGGCACGCCGGAGGGGCAGAAGGAGGAGGTGGAGCGGCAGACCTGA
- a CDS encoding HAD family hydrolase, protein MRLLAFDLDDTLLDPHGQVPEATVTVLEELRRAGWLVAVITARWHFPAVLEARLRPEAVATSNGAAIEVRGQRLVRHTLPRTAAQAILDACPAEANIKAFSAEKRFGDVSYSTPERPVFSLTEAREAELVKLRVAHEAAPSLRAQFQNTPGLSISGGEGQRYAGKVSFTPEAAHKGEALRTIAQALGIPLGDCVAFGDSDSDLPMLRLAGLGVQVGDEACLRDVRGHQVCCAVRGMPQFLRALALGGLPLRPPPREGSRKAAPCPRPLR, encoded by the coding sequence ATGCGCCTGCTCGCCTTTGACCTGGACGATACGTTGCTGGACCCACACGGTCAGGTGCCTGAGGCGACGGTGACAGTGCTGGAGGAACTGCGCCGGGCGGGGTGGCTCGTCGCTGTCATCACGGCTCGCTGGCACTTCCCCGCAGTCCTGGAGGCACGACTGCGGCCAGAAGCTGTCGCCACCAGCAATGGGGCCGCCATCGAGGTGCGTGGGCAGAGGCTGGTGCGGCATACCCTCCCCCGGACTGCTGCACAGGCCATTTTGGACGCTTGCCCGGCCGAAGCGAACATCAAGGCCTTCAGTGCGGAGAAGCGCTTCGGGGACGTGAGCTACAGCACTCCCGAGCGGCCGGTGTTTTCACTGACCGAGGCGCGGGAGGCGGAACTGGTCAAGCTGCGCGTGGCCCACGAGGCCGCACCGAGCTTGCGGGCACAGTTCCAGAACACGCCCGGCCTGTCCATCTCCGGCGGCGAGGGCCAGCGGTATGCGGGGAAGGTGTCGTTTACGCCGGAAGCCGCCCACAAGGGGGAAGCCCTCCGAACGATTGCGCAAGCTCTGGGCATCCCCCTGGGAGACTGCGTCGCCTTCGGGGACAGCGACAGTGACCTGCCCATGCTGCGCCTGGCCGGTCTGGGTGTGCAGGTGGGTGACGAGGCCTGCCTGCGGGACGTGCGGGGGCATCAGGTGTGCTGCGCGGTCCGGGGCATGCCGCAATTTCTAAGGGCGTTGGCCCTGGGCGGCCTGCCCTTGCGCCCTCCTCCCCGTGAAGGCTCCCGCAAGGCAGCGCCCTGCCCCCGCCCCTTAAGGTGA
- the purH gene encoding bifunctional phosphoribosylaminoimidazolecarboxamide formyltransferase/IMP cyclohydrolase, with product MTRRALISVSDKTGVGEFAQALAAQGWEILSTGGTLAALRAAGIPATAVSDVTGFPEILDGRVKTLHPVIHGGILARREEGHLAQLAVQGIGTIDLVCVNLYPFRETVARGADFAEAVENIDIGGPAMIRAAAKNHVGVLVLVDPADYPLALQGEVSDADRRRLAAKAFRHTSDYDAAISAYLEGAPGLGTAGAGETALPEHLTLDLSRVAQVRYGENPHQPGAVYRLGAERGPVLDARVVAGKPMSFNNYADADAAWALARELAAQEDQPAGTRAVCVAVKHANPCGVAVADDVRAAWEQARDADTLSVFGGVVAVSRPVDLAAAQSMRGTFLEVLIAPEVTPEAVEWFAAKKPDLRVLVADAAAQPGTLDVRPLAGGFAVQRRDTRPWDALCPEVVTARQPTEQEWLDLRFAWAVVKHARSNAVVLAKDGVTVGLGAGAVSRIWAAERAVANARERARGAVLASEAFFPFDDVVRLAAGAGVTAILQPGGAKRDPEVIAAANELGLSMVFTGSRHFRH from the coding sequence ATGACGAGACGGGCACTGATTTCGGTCAGCGACAAGACGGGCGTGGGGGAGTTCGCGCAGGCACTCGCGGCGCAGGGCTGGGAGATTCTCAGCACGGGGGGCACGCTCGCGGCCCTGCGGGCGGCGGGGATTCCCGCCACGGCGGTCAGCGACGTGACCGGCTTCCCCGAGATTCTGGACGGGCGCGTCAAGACCCTGCACCCGGTCATTCACGGTGGCATCCTCGCGCGGCGCGAGGAGGGGCACCTGGCGCAACTCGCCGTGCAGGGCATCGGCACCATCGACCTGGTGTGCGTGAACCTCTACCCCTTCCGCGAGACGGTGGCGCGCGGGGCCGATTTCGCGGAGGCGGTGGAGAACATCGACATCGGCGGCCCCGCCATGATCCGCGCCGCCGCCAAGAACCACGTGGGCGTGCTAGTGCTGGTGGACCCCGCCGACTACCCGCTGGCCCTACAGGGTGAGGTGTCTGACGCCGACCGCCGCCGCCTCGCCGCGAAGGCGTTCCGCCACACCAGCGACTACGACGCGGCCATCAGCGCCTACCTGGAGGGCGCACCAGGCCTGGGCACAGCCGGGGCGGGGGAGACGGCGCTGCCCGAACACCTCACCCTGGACCTCTCCCGCGTGGCCCAGGTGCGCTACGGCGAGAACCCCCACCAGCCCGGCGCGGTCTACCGCCTCGGGGCGGAGCGCGGCCCGGTGCTGGACGCCCGCGTGGTGGCCGGAAAGCCGATGAGCTTCAACAACTACGCCGATGCGGACGCGGCCTGGGCACTCGCGCGGGAACTGGCCGCCCAGGAGGACCAGCCCGCCGGCACCCGCGCCGTCTGCGTCGCCGTCAAGCACGCCAACCCCTGCGGCGTGGCGGTCGCGGACGATGTGCGGGCCGCCTGGGAACAGGCCCGCGACGCCGATACCCTCAGCGTGTTCGGCGGCGTGGTGGCGGTCAGCCGCCCGGTGGACCTCGCGGCCGCGCAGAGCATGCGGGGTACCTTTCTGGAGGTGCTGATCGCGCCAGAGGTGACGCCTGAGGCGGTGGAGTGGTTCGCCGCGAAGAAACCCGACCTGCGCGTGCTGGTGGCCGATGCGGCGGCCCAGCCCGGCACCCTGGACGTGCGGCCCCTCGCCGGGGGCTTCGCCGTGCAGCGCCGCGACACCCGCCCCTGGGATGCCCTCTGCCCCGAGGTGGTCACGGCCCGTCAGCCCACCGAGCAGGAATGGCTCGACCTGCGTTTCGCCTGGGCGGTCGTGAAGCACGCGCGCAGCAACGCGGTGGTCCTGGCGAAGGACGGCGTGACGGTCGGCCTGGGCGCGGGGGCCGTGAGCCGCATCTGGGCCGCCGAGCGGGCCGTGGCGAACGCGAGAGAGCGTGCACGCGGCGCGGTCCTCGCCTCCGAGGCCTTCTTCCCCTTCGACGACGTGGTGCGTCTGGCGGCGGGGGCGGGCGTGACGGCGATTCTCCAGCCGGGCGGCGCGAAACGCGACCCCGAGGTGATCGCGGCGGCAAACGAACTCGGCCTCAGCATGGTGTTCACGGGGTCGCGGCACTTCCGGCATTGA
- a CDS encoding bifunctional 5,10-methylenetetrahydrofolate dehydrogenase/5,10-methenyltetrahydrofolate cyclohydrolase: MSETQSQSLPGKPLAADVTRGVRADLRAWAESEPGFRPHLVSVLASDDEASRVYVHSKERQADRLGVRFTVRDLGAAATQDELHAALRELSLEAGVHGIVLELPLAGGLDADAALLHIAPRKDVEGLTPANLALIAAGREAEALLPPTPRSVRFLLREVLGDDLRGRRVAVVGPGRTVGRPLTFMLNNRGVTVTLCNEHTRDLAAVLAPQDAVVVAVGHAGLLRPEHVRPGHVVIDAGINVTPEGVVGDAVPDLPVRAQTPVPGGVGPLTSALMYQNLVRAVKLQRGEPVE; this comes from the coding sequence GTGTCAGAAACTCAATCCCAATCCCTCCCCGGCAAGCCCCTGGCCGCCGACGTGACGCGCGGGGTCCGGGCCGACCTTCGGGCGTGGGCCGAATCGGAACCGGGCTTCCGGCCGCATCTGGTGAGCGTGCTGGCCTCGGACGACGAGGCGTCGCGCGTGTACGTCCACAGCAAGGAGCGGCAGGCGGACCGCCTGGGCGTACGCTTCACGGTGCGCGACCTGGGCGCGGCGGCTACCCAGGACGAGCTGCACGCCGCCCTGCGCGAACTTTCCCTTGAGGCGGGCGTTCACGGCATCGTGCTGGAGCTGCCGCTGGCCGGGGGCCTGGACGCCGACGCCGCGCTGCTGCACATCGCCCCCCGCAAGGACGTGGAGGGCCTGACGCCCGCCAACCTCGCCCTGATTGCCGCCGGGCGTGAGGCGGAGGCGCTGCTGCCGCCCACACCCCGCAGCGTGCGTTTCCTGCTGCGCGAGGTGCTGGGCGACGACCTGCGCGGGCGGCGCGTGGCGGTGGTCGGGCCGGGCCGCACGGTGGGTCGCCCCCTCACCTTCATGCTGAACAACCGCGGCGTGACCGTCACGCTGTGCAACGAACATACCCGCGACCTGGCCGCCGTGCTGGCCCCCCAGGACGCGGTGGTGGTCGCGGTGGGGCACGCGGGCCTGCTGCGCCCCGAACACGTCCGGCCGGGACACGTCGTGATCGACGCGGGCATCAACGTCACGCCGGAAGGGGTGGTGGGTGACGCGGTGCCCGATCTGCCCGTGCGTGCCCAGACACCCGTGCCCGGCGGCGTCGGGCCGCTGACCAGCGCGCTGATGTACCAGAACCTGGTGCGCGCGGTGAAGTTGCAGCGCGGCGAGCCGGTGGAGTAG
- a CDS encoding Fur family transcriptional regulator: MTATRSTRQRDVIARVLTEAEGPLAVADVLTRAQADLPGLGVATVYRTLKLLTEQGHIHPVTLDGEARYERAGRGHHHHFSCNSCGRVYTLHTCPVALPSGTVYPGGFIVEAHEVTLYGKCPQCARAGLSGPAAPAGAGGSPH, encoded by the coding sequence ATGACGGCCACCCGCAGCACCCGCCAGCGCGACGTGATTGCCCGCGTCCTCACCGAGGCGGAAGGCCCCCTGGCCGTGGCCGACGTGCTGACGCGCGCGCAGGCCGACCTGCCGGGCCTGGGGGTCGCCACCGTGTACCGCACCCTCAAGCTGCTGACCGAGCAGGGCCACATCCATCCCGTCACCCTTGACGGCGAAGCCCGCTATGAGCGCGCGGGGCGTGGGCACCACCACCACTTCTCCTGCAACAGTTGCGGGCGGGTCTATACGCTGCATACCTGCCCGGTGGCCCTGCCCAGCGGCACCGTGTACCCCGGCGGCTTCATCGTCGAGGCGCACGAGGTCACGCTGTACGGGAAGTGCCCGCAATGTGCCAGGGCCGGCCTCAGCGGGCCAGCTGCCCCAGCAGGCGCTGGAGGGTCGCCGCACTGA
- a CDS encoding glycosyltransferase — protein MTNFFTVLDVIGLVLLSFYTLQVLCAALLPKPRRSSPADPHLRFTFLIPALNEAQVIEATVRNLRRVAPGDRVAVIDDGSDDATSVLVAALAASDPDVLLLRRVAPEARQGKGRALNWAVTQLLHRLRAEGADLSREVFAVVDADGRIGPELLGEARQVLGDPQVMGAQARVRIRQSGQRLRPHNIVGQMLEQQQDVEFFITRHLQVLRSYWHTVALCGNGQFMRASYLAAQLARGRDPWPDVLLEDFASALEIRLAQPGHRLAFLEHPVTQQGLPHLWRFSRQRARWTQGTLQCLPYLRRLWTAPVPLLARLDFTYFILGPWLNVIIVLTLLTQPLRALTGTHGLILNPAVGLTISLLNLALQLNWLVRYQLENRLSPGRLLFTAASFPVYGFALFLSLPLAFKNHFTGRRTWDKSARHAEPEGPAGGQGVTAAPSGD, from the coding sequence TTGACGAACTTTTTCACGGTGCTGGACGTAATCGGGCTGGTCCTGCTGTCGTTTTACACCCTGCAAGTGTTGTGCGCGGCGCTGCTGCCCAAACCCCGGCGATCCTCGCCCGCCGACCCGCACCTGCGTTTTACCTTCCTGATTCCGGCGCTGAACGAGGCGCAGGTGATCGAGGCGACCGTCCGCAACCTGCGCCGGGTGGCCCCCGGCGACCGGGTGGCCGTAATTGACGACGGCAGCGACGACGCCACCAGCGTGCTGGTCGCGGCGCTGGCGGCCTCCGACCCGGACGTGCTGCTGCTGCGCCGCGTGGCCCCCGAGGCCCGCCAGGGCAAGGGCAGGGCGCTGAACTGGGCCGTCACGCAGCTCCTGCACCGCCTGCGGGCCGAGGGAGCAGACCTGTCCCGCGAGGTCTTTGCCGTGGTCGATGCCGACGGGCGTATCGGGCCGGAACTGCTGGGGGAGGCGCGGCAGGTGCTGGGCGACCCGCAGGTGATGGGCGCGCAGGCCCGCGTGCGGATTCGCCAGTCGGGCCAGCGCCTGCGTCCGCACAACATCGTCGGGCAGATGCTGGAGCAGCAGCAGGACGTGGAATTTTTCATCACCCGGCACCTCCAGGTCCTGCGGTCGTACTGGCACACAGTCGCGCTGTGCGGCAACGGGCAGTTCATGCGCGCCTCGTACCTGGCGGCGCAGCTTGCGCGCGGCCGCGACCCCTGGCCGGACGTGCTGCTCGAGGACTTCGCCAGCGCCCTGGAGATCCGGCTCGCGCAGCCCGGCCACCGCCTCGCCTTTCTGGAACACCCCGTGACCCAACAGGGCCTGCCGCACCTGTGGCGCTTCTCGCGGCAGCGGGCGCGCTGGACCCAGGGCACGCTGCAATGCCTGCCGTACCTGCGGCGGCTGTGGACTGCGCCGGTGCCGCTGCTCGCGCGGCTGGACTTCACGTACTTCATCCTCGGCCCCTGGCTGAACGTGATCATCGTGCTGACGCTGCTGACGCAGCCGCTGCGCGCCCTGACCGGCACCCACGGCCTGATCCTGAACCCCGCGGTGGGCCTCACGATCAGCCTGCTGAACCTCGCGCTGCAACTGAACTGGCTGGTGCGCTACCAGCTCGAAAACCGGCTATCCCCCGGCCGCCTGCTGTTCACGGCGGCCAGCTTCCCGGTCTATGGGTTCGCGCTGTTCCTGAGCCTGCCGCTGGCCTTCAAGAACCACTTCACGGGCCGCCGCACCTGGGACAAGAGTGCCCGCCACGCCGAACCTGAGGGACCCGCAGGCGGCCAGGGCGTGACCGCCGCACCGTCCGGCGACTGA
- a CDS encoding O-acetylhomoserine aminocarboxypropyltransferase/cysteine synthase, which yields MASNPNHLHFETLQVHAGQHPDPATGAQAVPIYATNSYVFESPEHAANLFGLRAFGNIYSRIMNPTNAVLEERIAALEGGVGALAVASGHAAQFLAITNVAQAGDNIVSSPNLYGGTVNQFRVTLRRLGIEVRFTGKDERPEEFAALIDDRTRAVYLETIGNPALNIPDFEGIAAVAHARGVAVFVDNTFGAGGYYCQPLKHGADVVLHSASKWIGGHGNGIGGVIVDGGTFDWGNGRYPLLTDPSPSYHGLNFWEAFGEGNALGLPNVAFITRARTEGLRDLGPTLAPQQAWQFLQGVETLSLRAERHAQNALALASWLSAHPDVSRVTYPGLSNHPHFDRAQTYLPRGAGAVLTFELRGGRAAGEAFINSVQLAQHVANVGDTRTLVIHPASTTHSQLDEVTQAAAGVTPGLVRVSVGIEHIDDIREDFAQALATALVDAEGA from the coding sequence ATGGCTTCCAACCCCAATCATCTGCACTTCGAGACGCTTCAGGTTCACGCCGGACAGCACCCCGACCCGGCCACGGGGGCGCAGGCAGTGCCCATCTACGCCACCAACTCCTACGTGTTCGAGTCGCCGGAACACGCCGCGAACCTGTTCGGCCTGCGCGCCTTCGGGAACATCTACAGCCGCATCATGAACCCCACGAACGCCGTGCTGGAGGAGCGTATCGCGGCACTGGAGGGCGGCGTGGGCGCGCTGGCGGTGGCGAGCGGACACGCGGCGCAGTTCCTGGCGATCACCAACGTCGCGCAGGCCGGGGACAACATCGTCAGCTCGCCCAACCTGTACGGCGGCACGGTGAACCAGTTCCGCGTGACGCTGCGGCGGCTGGGGATCGAGGTCCGCTTTACCGGCAAGGACGAGCGCCCGGAGGAGTTCGCCGCCCTGATCGACGACCGGACGCGGGCGGTGTACCTCGAAACCATCGGGAACCCGGCGCTGAACATCCCCGACTTCGAGGGCATCGCGGCGGTTGCCCACGCGCGGGGGGTGGCGGTGTTCGTGGACAACACCTTCGGGGCCGGGGGGTACTACTGCCAGCCGCTGAAACACGGGGCGGACGTGGTGCTGCACTCGGCCAGCAAGTGGATCGGCGGGCACGGCAACGGCATCGGCGGCGTCATCGTGGACGGCGGAACCTTCGACTGGGGCAACGGGCGCTATCCCCTGCTGACCGACCCCAGCCCCAGCTACCACGGCCTGAACTTCTGGGAGGCCTTTGGCGAGGGCAACGCGCTGGGGCTGCCCAACGTGGCCTTTATCACCCGCGCGCGCACCGAGGGGCTGCGCGACCTGGGGCCGACGCTGGCCCCGCAACAGGCCTGGCAGTTCCTGCAAGGGGTGGAGACGCTCAGCCTGCGCGCCGAGCGGCACGCCCAGAATGCCCTCGCGCTGGCCTCGTGGCTGAGCGCCCACCCGGACGTGTCGCGCGTGACCTACCCCGGCCTGAGCAATCACCCGCACTTTGACCGGGCGCAGACCTACCTGCCGCGCGGCGCGGGCGCGGTGCTGACCTTCGAGCTGCGGGGGGGCCGGGCGGCGGGCGAGGCTTTTATCAACTCAGTGCAGCTCGCCCAGCACGTCGCCAACGTGGGCGACACCCGCACGCTGGTCATTCACCCCGCCAGCACCACCCACTCGCAGCTCGACGAGGTGACGCAGGCGGCGGCGGGCGTGACGCCAGGGCTGGTGCGCGTGTCGGTGGGCATCGAACATATCGACGACATCCGCGAGGACTTCGCGCAGGCGCTAGCGACGGCGCTGGTGGACGCGGAGGGAGCATGA
- a CDS encoding RidA family protein, with protein sequence MSDTPPHVRFINVPALGHAPGYSHLAEVRGGRTVYISGQIAVDERGVVVGAGDFTAQARKVFGNIELALAGVGLTFDAVVKLTFFLTDFAHLPQMRAVRDEFVNLAAPPASSAVQVAALVRPELLIEVEAIAAAP encoded by the coding sequence ATGAGCGACACGCCGCCCCACGTCCGCTTCATCAATGTTCCCGCCCTGGGGCACGCGCCCGGCTATTCGCATCTGGCCGAGGTCAGGGGTGGGCGCACCGTCTATATCTCCGGCCAGATTGCGGTGGACGAGCGGGGCGTTGTGGTCGGCGCGGGCGACTTCACGGCGCAGGCCCGCAAGGTGTTCGGGAATATTGAGCTGGCGCTGGCCGGGGTGGGGCTGACCTTTGACGCGGTCGTCAAACTGACCTTCTTCCTGACGGACTTTGCCCACCTGCCCCAGATGCGCGCGGTGAGGGACGAGTTCGTGAACCTGGCGGCCCCACCCGCCAGCAGCGCCGTGCAGGTCGCGGCCCTGGTACGCCCCGAACTGCTGATCGAGGTCGAGGCGATTGCGGCCGCCCCGTGA